One segment of Deltaproteobacteria bacterium DNA contains the following:
- a CDS encoding MerR family transcriptional regulator, whose protein sequence is MTDSRQEDVAAPAYRSGAVARLTGIPVETLRVWERRYKVVGPRQSAAGQRQYAPEDVTRLSVIKRLVDAGYAIGSIAALDIDKLQTMLQQASRAPLALHPLTTPVEDAMQPVRVAVVGEALALRVKRHSEPVLHVVAVSKGVARAPNDLRGVRADALLVEAPSIQRETPQAVRALARLVSAQRVVVEYGYASRQHERDLRSLGCHLVRAPMNMDELAILCGALHPSVEPGGTIVVKPNLAVPPRRFDNKALAEIATTSVALHCECPHHVADLLVRLGNFETYSAECE, encoded by the coding sequence GTGACGGATAGTCGCCAAGAAGACGTAGCGGCACCGGCCTATCGAAGTGGCGCTGTGGCGCGCCTCACGGGAATTCCAGTGGAGACGCTGCGCGTATGGGAGCGGCGCTATAAGGTCGTGGGGCCCAGGCAGAGCGCAGCCGGGCAGCGTCAGTACGCGCCTGAGGACGTGACCCGCTTGTCGGTCATTAAGCGCTTGGTCGACGCGGGATACGCAATAGGATCCATCGCAGCACTCGACATAGACAAGTTGCAAACCATGTTGCAACAAGCTTCCCGTGCGCCTTTAGCGCTCCACCCACTCACTACGCCCGTCGAAGACGCCATGCAGCCAGTGCGAGTGGCAGTCGTAGGCGAGGCGCTTGCACTGCGCGTAAAGCGGCACTCAGAGCCAGTCCTGCATGTCGTGGCAGTGAGCAAAGGTGTGGCTCGCGCGCCCAATGACCTACGCGGCGTAAGGGCCGATGCACTGTTGGTTGAAGCGCCCTCCATACAGCGCGAAACACCGCAGGCGGTTCGCGCCCTGGCGCGGCTGGTGAGTGCACAGCGTGTCGTGGTGGAATACGGCTATGCCTCGCGGCAGCATGAGCGGGATCTGAGGTCGCTCGGTTGCCACCTTGTGCGCGCGCCGATGAATATGGATGAGCTTGCTATCCTTTGCGGCGCACTGCATCCCAGCGTCGAGCCAGGCGGAACCATCGTGGTGAAACCCAATCTTGCCGTACCGCCCCGCCGATTTGACAACAAGGCACTTGCAGAAATAGCGACTACCTCTGTCGCACTGCATTGTGAATGCCCGCATCACGTCGCAGATCTGCTGGTGCGACTGGGTAACTTTGAAACTTACAGCGCCGAGTGCGAAA